The Paenibacillus amylolyticus genome contains the following window.
CGCAACAGCACTCCCGATCCCCATGATTAACAGCGTACCATAGGTTACTTTCCAGAGAAGAGGAAGGAGCACCACGAGCAGAATGAGGGCTCCCATAAACATGCCTTTCGATCTGTACTGCGGTTTGAACCATTTCCCAGCTCCCAATAACTTACCAGTGCCACAGCTGAAGTGATGAGTGAGAACTGCCCCAATTTATACTCCTGCGCTGTGGCCAGGTATACCAACAATGCAATCAGAAAGGCAAAGACACCTTCCCGTGCGCCCTGAGCGAATAAACCCAGGGCCAAGGTCCTCCAGGGACTTCCCGTCTTGGATAGCTGTATCCAGGGTTCAGACCAGCGGTATGTACCGCTCACCTTTCTTTTTTTCAGAAAAAAACTGAAGACCACCGCGATGACATAAATGACCAGCGATACCGTAAAGATAAGTCGATACCCCGTGTTGTCTGACATGCGAGTAATAATCAGACCGGAGAACCAGGGACCTATAATTCCTGTCATCGAACCAAGTAACCCGACCCAGCCATTAAACAGATCCCTGTTTTCCCGATCCGTTATTTCAAAATACACCACATTAAATGCGATCCAGAACAGCCCAAGGGAACAACCCAGCAGTATACCCAAAGGCCATATCCAGTCTACAGCTTTGGAACCAGCCCAGAGCACGATCATATAAAATATGCCGGACAACGCAGTACCTAATCGCAATGCACTCATTTTATTGTGTTCCTTGACCCATTTGCCAGCAAGCCAGAATGTCAGTCCAATGGCCAGCTGCTGGCTGAGAGTGAACCATCCCAACATGGCATAATCCGGACGGCTTTTCCACAGAAACACATTCAAGAAGGTACCCGACAGTGCTCCGGCTAACGCAAACAATCCATTCACGCCCAAAAGCAGAATGGATTGTCGGCCTAAAGTAATCTTCATCTGCTCCTCCTTCATCCACCTGAAATGAAATGTGTACAGGTAGTTCTTAGGGTTAACGTACCCCAAGCAAGAGAAAAACATGATGAATCTTCAGGATTGCTATGAAATTGTGGTTCGTATCTGTGGAATGTTTATTCCTGCGTACTCAGGTTCTGAATCAGACGCAGACGATCATCCTCGGACAGGCTGTATTGAACTTGGAAACACCCCGAGCATACATAGGTCAGTACCTTAAACGGTGGTGACAATAGTGAACCTTCGCCTGAAGCTGCGTTAGCGACTGGCAAGAAGTGATCCTGTGATGCAGCTTGCGTCCCTGCGAGAATCATGAATTCACGGCAATTCGGACATTCTGGCACTTCTTCCTGATGATCAAGTTGCTTCTGTACACCCTGTTCATACTGAATGAGGTCATTACCGTCATCCGCATATTTGGTCAACGTTCGCAACTCCGGCAATTTGAGTTCAACTTCATCTCCCCACAGATCTGTAAGATCCGCAGTCTGTTCCTCATCCTTCACATCATCCATATCATAGATGTCGTCCTCAGCTTCATCGTTCTCTTCATCACCGATGTTAATGTTGAGCGTTCGATATCCCTTCAACTCATTGTGACAGTATGGACATTCTTCTTCAGGACCGATTTCCTCATCCCATACAATCTCCGTGTGACACCAAGGGCATACTGTTGTTTCCATATTGAATCAATCAACCTTTCTCTTTCATATCATCATGTATTCATTACATAGATCACACCGATGGCAAAAAACACGATCGATGCCGCAAACAGAATCCGTATCAATATCTTCATGACCGGTCCCCCTAGATAATGCTCGCGCCAATAACAAACGACAGCGAGACTGAAATAATCATGGATATCAAACCGACAGCTCGGTTATCCGCTTCGATCTCCTTATCAATGGAGAAGACTGGTGTCAGGAATTCGAACAAAAAATAGGCAATGAGCAGAAGGATAAACCCTACAAAAGACCACGTCATGGCTTCATACACCGAAGATTTGGCCTGTATGCAGAACCGCAGTACGTTGCATATCCCGAAGATCTTGCCTCCTGTAGCCATCGCAACGGCCACATTGCCCTTCTTGATCTCAGTCCAGCATTTATACTTGGTCACCAGTTCGAAGCAAGCCAGAAACACAAGCAGCTCCATAATCGCTACCGAGAAAAAACCGAGTACCATCCCCAAGGGATGAGACAGCAATTGGTCAATGCTTTCTTTCACGCACCGTTCCCCTCTCCCCATCTGCGACCTTCATGAATAAGGCCGCAGAATATCATTGATTCATGGACCGGCTATTCCAATTCTGCGACGGTCACGCCGTTTCCGCCTTCTCCGTAATTACCCAGCCGGTAACTTTTAATATGTTTATGCTTACGCAGGTAATCCTGAATACCGGAACGTAAAATTCCTGTACCTTTGCCGTGAATAATATAAACTTGGCCCAGATTGGCAAGGAACGCTTCATCAATGAATCGGTCTGTCTCCATCAGAGCTTCTTCCAGGTTGGTGCCACGCAGATCCAATTCACTTTTCACATTATCATCACGTGTACGTTTCATACCCGTTACCGGTTTTTGCTTCGGATTGGCTGCAGGAGCCGCTTGCTGCAGTTCCAGGTCATCCAGAGATACTTTCATCTTCATAATCCCCAGTTGTACCATGGCATCTTTGCTGCCCGCCATCTCTACAACATGGCCTTTCTGATTCAAACTGTACACAAGCACTTCATCTCCAGGACCAATGGCCCGAGTCTTCGGCGCTGTTGCCGTCTTCTTGACGGTTTTCCTGCGTTTTCCGGTTCAGCTTCGTCCAGCTGTTTGCGGGCGGCAATGAGTTTGTGCTCCTTGACGGAAGCTCCTTCTTCCATAGCCAACAGGCGAAGATCTGCTATGATCTTCTCTGCTTCCGCGCGAGCCTTGTCCACAATGCTGCGTGCATCCTCTTCTGCTTTTTCAATCCGGCGATCACGTCTGCTGTTCCAGTTTCTCCAGTTCGGTCTGATGACGACTGCGCAATTTCTCCATATCCTGGCGTAAGCTCTCTGCCTTCTCACGCTCTTGTTCAGCCGTAAGACGGTTCTCTTCCAGAGAAGCGATCATATGCTCAATTCGTTGATCCTCTTCCTTCACTTCGCCACGGGCGTAGTCGAGAATATAACCCGGCAGTCCCAGTCGCTCTGCAATGGCAAATGCATTACTTCGTCCAGGTACACCAACCAGAAGGCGATACGTTGGGCTCAGTGTGTTAATGTCAAATTCCATGCTGGCATTAATGACACCTTTACGCTCATATGCGTATGCTTTCAGCTCACTGTAGTGCGTGGTCGCAACCATGCGACATCCCGTCCGGTGCATATGCTCCAGCATGGAGATCGCCAGTGCGGAACCTTCGGCCGGATCTGTTCCTGCGCCAAGTTCATCGAGCAATATCAAACTTTTCGGGGTCATGTTTTTCAGAATACGAATGATGTTGGTCATATGACTGGAGAATGTACTCAGATTCTGCTCAATACTCTGCTCGTCCCCAATATCTGCATAGATGGCATCAAATACACATAGCTGACTGCCATCCTCAGCGGGAACAAATAATCCGGACATCGCCATCAAGCTCAGTAATCCAATCGTTTTGAGTGTTACCGTCTTACCACCCGTATTCGGACCTGTCACGATGATGGAGGTATAATCATTGCCCAGCTCAATATCGATTGGAACCACGTTTTCGATCGCAATCAGCGGATGCCGGCCCTTTTTAAGTTTGATGAACCCGCGGTCATTCATGCGAGGCAAGGTAGCTTTCAGTTCACGAGCCAAACGTGCTTTGGCAAAGATAAAATCAAGCGATCCCAGCAAGTCGACATCATACAGCAGCCATTCTCCCTGCTCACTGACAAGTGCCGTCAATTTTTGCAAAATAATTTCGATTTCGCGCTCTTCCCGAATCCGGGTTTCGCGTAATTTATTGTTCATTGCAACAATGGATTCCGGCTCAATGAACAATGTCGCTCCCGAACCGGATTGATCGTGCACAATCCCGCCGAAGTATGAGCGATATTCCGCTTTTACCGGGATAACAAAACGGTCTCCTCTGATGGTGATGAGCTGATCCTGCAGCATCTTGGATACGGTAGAGGACCGAATCATGGAATCCAGTTTTTCGCGAATCCGCGCTTCTCCGCCTCGCAGCTCACGACGAATCTGCGCCAACGTTACGCTTGCACTGTCGGCAACCTCTGCATTATCGTCAATACAGACTTTGATGGCATCCTCGAGCGTTTTCTGCTCTGACAGTTGATCACTGATATAGAACAATGATTCAATAGGCTCATCTTCATGCAAAGTACCAATCTGACGTTTCAAACGCCGCGCAGCAAAGGTCGTATTGGATATTCCCAAAAGCTCGTGAGGGTTAAGTGTGCCGCCAATTTCAGCACGTTTGATGGAAGCCGTAATATCTACAATTCCCCCAAACGACGGCGAGCCTTTCAGGCGATCAAAGGTGAAGGCTTCATCGGTTTGCTGCAGCAATCGCTTCACTTCTTCAAGCTCACTGCTTGGTTCAAGTTGCTCCGCTTTCTTTTTCCCATGGTCGTCTGGGCAAAGCTAAGCAATGTATTTAAAATTTTGCGATATTCCAGTGTGTGTAAAATTTTCGTGTCCAAGTGTACAACTCCTTCCAAACTATATCTGTATTATAACGAAAGAAACTTTCTTACGCTATTTAACGAATCATTCCACACATAACTTAAACCATAGCACCACAAACTACAGGTGTCAGGACTGCGCAACCTCTCCATCCCCTTGGAGTTATCATGCTCAGTTCAATCCGAATAAAAGGAGGTAAACACCATGAATTTCCTGGGACATGTCGTGCGATTTATCATCGCCGCAATTGTATTAATGGTGGTCAGTTGGATCGTTCCCGGATTCGCCGTTGGTGGCTTCTGGAGCGCCCTGCTGCTTGCTCTTGTCATTGCCCTGCTTGGCTGGATCGTTGAAGGTATCTTCGGCAAAAGGGTCAACCCGTTTGGTCGCGGTATTGTCGGATTTATCGTTAGCGCACTGGTAATTTGGCTTGGTCAATATGTTGTAGATCATGTTGAAGTCAGCCTGCTTGGTGCCATTCTCGCTGCGCTGGTCATCGGGATTATCGATCTCTTCATCCCGGTATCCACCCCTTTTGATGCCGGACGCAGCTCCAAAAGTTAATCTCCGTTTCACCTTATCGTTTCCATGAATTCTCCCAAACCTCTGAAGGCCCAGTGCCGGAAGAGGTTTATTTCATTCGGGGCAGCAGCACGCTCTGCCGTACACGTACAATTTTCAAAAAAACGACATACGCAGCGTGTACAGGCATCCACATATTGCGGTATGATGACTGGAGCAATCATTCAAATTTTATCCATATCAAGCTTAAGGAGGCACATGATGAAGAAAGGCATAACATGGCTCGCTGCCTGTATGTTAATTCTGGTCCTCACTGCATGCGGAGCGGCAAATCAGTCCGCAGAATCCGGCAGCAACGGATCCGATGCTGAAGTTACAGCCAGTGAAGAACTGGTCATCAAGGCAAGCAACTACGAATTCGATCAACCTGAGTACCATCTTAAAAAAGGCGTTCCAGTTAACATTGTTTATGAAAATGTAAACGGAAATCACGGTATGCTTGTGCCTGAGCTGAATCTTCAACTGGATACCAAAAACAGCTCCAAAGTCATAACCCCGGACAAAGTTGGTGAGTTTGAAATGTCCTGCTCTGTCTTCTGCGGTTCGGGACACAGCACCATGATCTCCAAAATTATCGTTGAAGAATAGGTTTCAAGACAAGGAGCCCCCGCAGCGACGGGAGCTCCTTCTTTAGTATAACAAATTGTACCAGAGTACGTTGCCCACGAGCCAGTCCTGCTGTATTCATTCTCCTAGGTCTGGTCCTGTTCAATCAATTCAATCCATTCGTTATATTCCGTCTGCAATTTCTTATATTCATCATGCAACTGACGATATTCCGTGTTCAGCTGCTCTGCCTTCTCCTGCTCCATTTCACGTTCAACCTGCAACAAACGTAATTGGTTGGCCGCCAGTTCATAGCGCTCCCCCATCTCAAGCAGTTCCGTTTCCATGATCTCTTTCTCTTGAGTGGCTTCTGCACGCAACTTGTCCAGCTGCTGTCGTTCTTGCTCCAGTCCCTCCAGCAACTCGCTACTTGCAGCACTTTCCTTCTTCCAAACCGTCAGTTCATTCTCCAGTGCAGCCCAGCGCTCCTGCCAGGATTGCTCCTGAGCCGCCCATTCATCTGCACGACGTTGCCACACCTGCTCGTTCTGCTCTGCTTGCTCAACGCTTGAGCGCAGCTCTCTTCCCGTTTCTTCAACTGCTCCAGACGGGAAGCCAATTCAGCCTGCTTGACTGACAGTTCTTCGTGTTTGATCTGCCACTCCAGCGCTTCTTCCTCGGTCTGTGCCATTCGGCTTTCTTGTTCCGCGTAGCGCTCCGAAAGTTTGGCTGAAGAACGTCTTTCTTCTTCAAGCACACTCACAATCTCTTGCTTCTCCTTGTTCAATTCATTCAGCTTGGAGCTGTAGTCCTCTTCCCGTTGCAAGGCATCACTGTAATCATTACGGATCTGTTTATAGTTATCCTGAAGTCGGCTCAGCTCTTCACGAACAGCATTGAGCTCAACTTCAAGCTCTTTGCGTTTCTCCTCCAACAGCTCTGCATCCTTCTGATATTGCACAGCCTCTTCATAGTTGAAACGAGACTCTTCCTTAACCACCGACAATTCATCATGAAGGGATTGAACACCGGACTCCAACGTTTCATTTTGTTCAGCAACTTCGAGAATCTGATTCTCCAGGTCCCCGATCTCAGCCAATCGTTGCTCGGCAAGATCTTTCCAGGACTTTTCACGTTCCGTAAGCGTACCAATCTCATTCTGCAAAGTACGCACCGCGGCATGAGCCTGTTCAAGCACCTTATGCAGTCTGCGCTGTTCCGCTTCCGACTTCGCTTCAGCCTCACGAAGACTTTGGGCTTCCTGTTCAAGCTGTGCATGCTGCTCCTGAAGCTTGCGCAGCTGAGCGGTTAGAGAGGTCTCTCTATCCACTGTTTCATTATACTTCTGCTTCCATTGCTCCTGTGAATCACGGGATTGCTGGGCAGCCTGCTCCGTTTCACGCAGAAGCTCCTGCAACTGGGAACGATCCTCTTTCAACTGCTCGAGTTGCTGCTCCAGTTCCGTAATACGGCGAGTCTGAGCTTCCTGCTCCTGTTTACGAATACCATGTTCATGACGCAATGTTTCCAATTGGTCACGCTCGTGTTCAAGCTGCTGTTCTTGCTCTGCAACCACGTCCTGTGCACTGATGAGCTGGGTCATCACTTCTTCCAATTGTTCCTCGACATCCAACAGTCGAGTCTCCGCCTGTTTACGTTGTTCCTCAAGCTGCTGCTTGAGCTTGCTCCGTTCTTCTTGCAATATAGCCTCTGCAGCCGCCGCAGCTTCCGTTGCCTGAGATGCTGCCGCTTCCTTGGCTTGCTGCAATTGTTCCTCTAGGGCTGCTTCTTCTCCATCCATTCGAGTTCTGACTGTTCGGATAATGCTTTGAACTCCGCATTTAATTGGTTTATCTGATTCAGACGCTTCTGCTCCGCTTCTTCCTGCATAGCAGCCCGCTCCTGATTTGCTTGTTCCGTCAGAGCCTGCGTCTGTTCCAGCGCTTTCTCTTCCGCCTGCTGGAGCCGAAGTTCCATCTGTTGCTGTAGTTCGTTATATTGCAGTGCCGCCTCTTCCTGAGCTTTCTTCAGGTTGTTCTCTGCCTGCTCCAACTCCAACAGAATGGCAGACTCGGCTTCTTCCTTGGCTGTCTGAACCTGCTGAGCAGCCTTGGCTTCGATTTGCTGACGTTCTGCAAGGGCACGGCTCTCGGCTGCTTTTAATTGAGCCGCAGTTTTGTCCTGCAGTTCCTTATATTGTGCCGCAGCTTTGGCCTGCGCCTGCTGCAATTCGGCAGCAGAACGGTTCTGAGCTTCTTTTAGCTGAGAAGCAGCCTGTGCCTGAGCAGTTTTAAGCTGATTCGCCGCTTTTTCTTCCATTTCCTTCAGTTGTCTTGTTCCCTTGGCTTCTGCTTCCTTGAGTTGTGCCGTTGCTTGAGCCTGCAATTTCTGCAGTCGCTCCGTTGCCTGGGCACGTTCCTGCTCAAGTTGTGTATTTAACTTGGCCATTTCTGCTTGCTTGTCCGTTTCAGCCTTTTGCAGTGCCTGCTCTGCTTCCAGCTTCAGCTTCTGCAATTCAGCAAGAGCCTGGTCACGACGTTCCAATTCTTTCTGATGTTCATTTTGTATGGCGTTCAACCGATTTAATTCGTTTCTCAGTTCTGTACGTTCCCCGGTGAGCATCTTTAGTTCATTACGAATTTCCTGAGTCTGAAGAGACTGTTCAGCCATATGTACAGCCGCCAGTACCGCAATACGCGGAGTATCCAGACGGGAATTTTGCTTGGAGATTGCGCTCATACGCTCATCTACCAGATTAGCTACTTGTTTCATATAGTCGGCACTGCTGCCAACCAGTTTATAGGAAGTCCCGTAGATCTCTACGGTGACGCGTGTACGATCAGGTGTAGTCACAGTTGTGCCCTCCTTCAAGTCTGTATGTTGATTCTAAGCTGTAATGACAAAAAAGTCACATCGATCCTCTAATGCTAAGGATTCGATGTGACTTCAAACAATTCCTGCTAATCTCTGTTCAAAAAATGTTCTTCTGTCCTATTTACGCAATTCCGCTCCGAATTGCTCTTCCAGACGAGCCACGACACGGGCATGAACTTCAGTCACTTCCTCATCGGTCAGTGTACGTTCACGATTCCGGTATACCAGTGCCATCGCCACGCTCTTCTTGTTTTCCCCCAGTTTACTTCCAGTAAACACATCGAATACCTGTACGTTTTGTAACAATTCCCCCGCCGATTCACGAATGGCGCGCAGCATATCTTCCGCTTCAATATCCTCATTCACAACAACCGCGATGTCACGTTCCATGGCTGGGAAACGCGGAAGTTCACGATAACGAATATCAGCGTCTGCTTCACGATAGATTGATTCAAGTGCAATTTCTGCGATGTACACATCATTCAGATCATACTGCTGTTGCAGTTCCGGATGCAACTGCCCCAATGTACCAATCAATGTGCCTTCTCCGCCATCTGTGCCTTCCAGGTAAACCGATGCAGAACGTCCCGGATGGAATCCTTCTGGGCTATTGGCTACCAAGCGAATGCGTTGTTCAAGTCCCATATAGGCGAACAGATGCTCAAGCGCACCCTTCAGATCGAAGAAGTCTACTTTCTCGGCTCCAACATTCCATTGCTGGCTTGCACGATTCCCGGTGAGCAACAAGCCCAGTACCGGAATCTCATGCGGTTGCTTGGTCAACTGATCTTCTTCGGTGAAGAACACGTTACCCACTTCAAACACAGCCAGTGAATCCTGTTTACGGTTCATGTTATACACCGCTGCATCCAGCATTTGCGGCAAAATACTCGTACGAAGCACACTGCGGTCCTCACTCATCGGCATCGCGAGTTTCACGGCTTTACTGCCTTGTGTCAATGCAGGGAATAATGTCGCTTTGTCCGGGTGTACAAAGGAGTAACTGATCATTTCCTGCCAGCCACTGCCTGAGAGCACTCCACGAATGGTGCGGCGCATCGCTTGCGAGCGTGTATAAGCTCCCGGCGTTGTCGGTCCTTCAATCCATGTGGTTGGAATGTTGTCGTATCCATACAGACGTGCAATTTCTTCAAACAAATCTACATCAAGCGTAATATCTCCTCTGCGTGTGGGCACTTCCACATCCAGCAATCCCTGATCTGCATCACCACATGCAAAGTGCAAGCGAGCGAAGATCGTTTTCACCTCAAGCAAAGACAGATCGGTTCCCAGATAACGATTCAGTCTGTCCAGCGACAATTGAATGACACGTTTCTCCGCAGCTTCCGCTCCTGCTTCCACGATTCCCTGATGCACTTCACCATCAGCATAGCGCTGAATCAGTTCAGCCGCACGATCCAAAGCCGTAATGACCGCACCCGGGTCTACTTCCTTCTCAAAACGCATGCTTGCTTCGGAACGCAGCCCCAGTTGGCGCGACGTTTTCCGAACGGTTCCGCCGTCGAATTTGGCGGACTCCAAGAGCAGATTCACCGTGCCTTCCGATACCTCGGAATTCTCGCCACCCATAACCCCGGCGATGGCTACAGGTTTTACGCCATCCGTAATGAGCAACATGTGCGGCTCCAGCTTGCGCTCCTGTCCATCCAGCGTAACGATCGTTTCGCCTTCGTTGGCCATGCGCACTTCAATATGGCCATTTTCCAGCTTATCCGCATCGAATGCATGCAGCGGTTGACCGTATTCCAGCATGACATAGTTCGTGATGTCAACGATGTTATTGATTGGACGAACACCTGCGGCCATCAGACGGTTTTGCATCCACAGTGGGGAAGCACCCAGCTTAATGCCGGTTACATAGCGGGCTGCATAGTGACTGCATTGCTCCTGCGCCTTAATCTCCACAGAGATATGATTTGCAGCTGCATCTCCCACTTCAACCAGTTGGTCTTTGGGACTTGGCAGCTTCACTTCACGACCCAGGATGGCACCCACTTCATAAGCCGCACCACGCATGCTGAGACAGTCGGAACGGTTCGGTGTCAGGTCCAGTTCAAGCACATGATCGTCGAGACCAAGCACCTGGCTGATTGGCGTGCCAACCTCTGTTTGTTCCGGCAAAACGAGAATCCCTTCCTGCTGATCTTTCGGCAGCAATTTATCGTTCATGCCCAGTTCTTTGGCGGAACAGATCATGCCAAGGGATACCACGCCGCGCAGTTTGGCTTTTTTGATATCCAATCCACCCGGGAGCTTCGCTCCAACCAGGGCTACGACTACCTTTTGACCGGCATCCACATTTTTCGCACCACACACGATCTGCAGATCTTCTTCCTGTCCGGCATCGATGACACATACATTCAGTTTGTCTGCATCGGGGTGTTTCTCCTTGCTCTTCACATAACCCACAACAACTTTATTCACGCCCTTGTTGCGGTTCTCCACTACATCAATCTCAACACCCGCACGGGTGATTTTCTCCGCCAATTCCTGTGGCGTCACACCTTCAAGGGAAATATAATCAGACAGCCAATCTGTCGATACTCTCATGGACGTTCACTTCCTTCATCTATAAATTGGTGTTCCCGGTTCATAACGCTTGCTCTATGCATGTTGATCCATTGTATTGTTCAGTTACAGCCGTCCGAATTGCTTCAGGAACGTCAGATCGCTATTGTAGAAATGACGGATATCATCGACACCATACTTCAGCATGGCGATACGTTCCACGCCCATTCCGAATGCGAAACCACTGTACTTCTCCGGATCATAGCCGCCCATTTCCAGCACTTTCGGGTGGACCATACCGCCGCCCAGAATTTCAAGCCAGCCTGTTTGCTTGCATACCCGACAGCCGCTGCCGCCACATTGTACACAAGTTACATCCACTTCCGCACTTGGCTCCGTGAACGGGAAGAAGCTTGGACGCAGACGAATTTCCGTGTGGGAACCGAACATTTCGCGTACGAATTGCAGCAGGGTTCCTTTCAGATCACTCATACGAATATTTTCGCTGATGACCAATCCTTCAACCTGGTTGAATTGGAAAGAGTGCGTCGCATCGTCGTCATCACGGCGGTATACTTTACCCGGGCAGATGACTTTGACAGGCACTTCGCCCTTCATGCTCTGCATGGTACGTACTTGAACCGGAGACGTGTGGGTACGCATCAACAAGTCTTCTGTCACATAGAACGAATCCTGCATATCGCGCGCCGGGTGATTCTTCGGCAGATTCAATGCTTCGAAGTTGTAATAGTCCATTTCGACTTCAGGCCCCTCCGCAACGCGGTATCCCATACCGATGAAAATATCTTCGATCTCCTGTACCACTTTGGTCAGTGGATGCAGTCCGCCTTGACGTCCACGACGTCCTGGCAAAGTCACATCAATTTTCTCGGATTGCAGACGCTTCGCCGTCTCTTCCTTCTGGAACTGATCCTGCTTGCTGTCGATGACTTCCTCAATGGCAGCCCGAACATCATTGGCTACTTGACCAATAACCGGACGTTCCTCTGCACTAAGTGCACCCATACCTCGCAAAATTTCAGTCAATGCACCCTTTTCCCCAGATACTTCACACGCAGATCACCGAGCGTCTGCGGATCATTTACACCAGACAACTGCTCCAGCGCTTCGATCTTC
Protein-coding sequences here:
- a CDS encoding phage holin family protein; protein product: MNFLGHVVRFIIAAIVLMVVSWIVPGFAVGGFWSALLLALVIALLGWIVEGIFGKRVNPFGRGIVGFIVSALVIWLGQYVVDHVEVSLLGAILAALVIGIIDLFIPVSTPFDAGRSSKS
- a CDS encoding cytochrome C oxidase subunit II, which translates into the protein MKKGITWLAACMLILVLTACGAANQSAESGSNGSDAEVTASEELVIKASNYEFDQPEYHLKKGVPVNIVYENVNGNHGMLVPELNLQLDTKNSSKVITPDKVGEFEMSCSVFCGSGHSTMISKIIVEE
- a CDS encoding DUF350 domain-containing protein; this encodes MKESIDQLLSHPLGMVLGFFSVAIMELLVFLACFELVTKYKCWTEIKKGNVAVAMATGGKIFGICNVLRFCIQAKSSVYEAMTWSFVGFILLLIAYFLFEFLTPVFSIDKEIEADNRAVGLISMIISVSLSFVIGASII
- the pheT gene encoding phenylalanine--tRNA ligase subunit beta yields the protein MRVSTDWLSDYISLEGVTPQELAEKITRAGVEIDVVENRNKGVNKVVVGYVKSKEKHPDADKLNVCVIDAGQEEDLQIVCGAKNVDAGQKVVVALVGAKLPGGLDIKKAKLRGVVSLGMICSAKELGMNDKLLPKDQQEGILVLPEQTEVGTPISQVLGLDDHVLELDLTPNRSDCLSMRGAAYEVGAILGREVKLPSPKDQLVEVGDAAANHISVEIKAQEQCSHYAARYVTGIKLGASPLWMQNRLMAAGVRPINNIVDITNYVMLEYGQPLHAFDADKLENGHIEVRMANEGETIVTLDGQERKLEPHMLLITDGVKPVAIAGVMGGENSEVSEGTVNLLLESAKFDGGTVRKTSRQLGLRSEASMRFEKEVDPGAVITALDRAAELIQRYADGEVHQGIVEAGAEAAEKRVIQLSLDRLNRYLGTDLSLLEVKTIFARLHFACGDADQGLLDVEVPTRRGDITLDVDLFEEIARLYGYDNIPTTWIEGPTTPGAYTRSQAMRRTIRGVLSGSGWQEMISYSFVHPDKATLFPALTQGSKAVKLAMPMSEDRSVLRTSILPQMLDAAVYNMNRKQDSLAVFEVGNVFFTEEDQLTKQPHEIPVLGLLLTGNRASQQWNVGAEKVDFFDLKGALEHLFAYMGLEQRIRLVANSPEGFHPGRSASVYLEGTDGGEGTLIGTLGQLHPELQQQYDLNDVYIAEIALESIYREADADIRYRELPRFPAMERDIAVVVNEDIEAEDMLRAIRESAGELLQNVQVFDVFTGSKLGENKKSVAMALVYRNRERTLTDEEVTEVHARVVARLEEQFGAELRK